The following coding sequences lie in one Crassostrea angulata isolate pt1a10 chromosome 10, ASM2561291v2, whole genome shotgun sequence genomic window:
- the LOC128165568 gene encoding MAM and LDL-receptor class A domain-containing protein 1-like — protein sequence MCPRVIVLVLVIRSCSPLPIDYDVTIPEQNLGAEQIQSNGHIEHLMDGETLVEGDIIKKHQTSSHQFQTRMAVKDINLAWTGRVVPYIINTTGYTVTELTAIQNALNTMASLLQGCVTFKSRTNEKDYISIQKGHGCYSSVGRQGGEQKVSLGPGCTVRPGTIYHELMHALGFWHEHTRPDRDTFIVVNYPNIIQAHVSDFTKMTPDEVNILGDYDYTSVMHYSPTTFAKDKANPEGRSFTVNRTWNNPFPEIKENIIGQRNDLSSLDIQKIRKLYRCEIKQCQNPEPLRNGKIVGLSENGKTDVGVAIDYSCNDGNSMMVGPQRRFCKLDGSWSGFQPQCLNPKAGFVHYCSFDSKTLCGWTQDPQNSPVGQWTLNNKETETENTGPTLDHTTEDHNGYYIYMESSYRQKGERTRLLSPVFHSKNNTGLMCLQLYYHMHGKTMGTVNVYIQNDRLTHTFQSWTITGDQGSQWNLLQKNFTNPNVPFKVVLEGVVGPNFLSDIGVDDVIVKDCSLGPGDRSEKTGVHECNFNTGLCGWSLEVLEGLGWQNNSGETPTLLTGPECDRTDCLNGVYMYMETSGLSAPGSEAVIRSPIFQSTGTHCLTFFYNMYGADVGELRVEIKESDNTSTLWRKQGDQGVGWHSANVPISSHDTFRVLFVGQKGMGYRGDIAIDDVTVALNECKVDASCDFEQDLCGWQNDNFDDFDWSRMKGSTATPNTGPRADHTSSTGFYLYIETSAPRLSGDVARIYSPFISSSYPVDCLVFHYHMFGEHVAHLKVLIETIEGHEQYVWKSFGNHGDTWHKATVHIPQMQTDYQIVIEGVVGDSYTGDIAVDDITMYQSCFE from the exons ATGTGTCCCAGAGTTATCGTCCTTGTTCTAGTCATCAGGTCTTGCTCTCCGCTACCCATAGACTACGATGTAACGATTCCGGAACAAAACCTTGGCGCAG AACAAATTCAGTCAAACGGCCACATCGAACATCTTATGGATGGAGAGACTTTGGTGGAGGGAGACATTATAAAGAAACACCAG ACATCGTCTCACCAGTTTCAAACGAGAATGGCTGTTAAGGACATCAATCTTGCTTGGACAGGACGGGTGGTTCCTTACATCATTAACACGACCGGATATA cgGTAACGGAGCTTACAGCTATACAAAATGCCTTGAATACTATGGCGTCACTTCTTCAAGGCTGTGTCACATTCAAAAGCAGAACCAACGAAAAAGACTACATATCGATACAGAAAGGACACGG GTGCTATAGTTCTGTCGGGCGACAGGGTGGGGAACAGAAAGTGTCCCTGGGGCCTGGCTGTACTGTCAGGCCTGGGACGATCTACCACGAACTGATGCACGCCCTGGGGTTCTGGCACGAACACACAAGACCGGACAGGGACACCTTCATTGTTGTTAACTATCCCAACATCATCCAGG CTCACGTGTCTGACTTCACGAAAATGACCCCGGATGAGGTGAACATCCTAGGGGACTACGACTATACATCCGTCATGCATTACTCCCCGACAACTTTCGCCAAGGACAAGGCCAATCCCGAGGGACGGTCTTTTACGGTGAATAGAACGTGGAACAACCCGTTTCCGGAGATCAAAGAGAACATAATAGGCCAAAGAAACGATCTTTCATCACTGGACATTCAGAAAATCAGAAAACTGTATAGATGTG AAATAAAACAGTGCCAGAATCCAGAACCTCTCCGAAACGGCAAAATTGTAGGACTTTCCGAGAATGGAAAGACTGACGTAGGCGTTGCCATTGACTACTCCTGTAATGATGGTAACAGCATGATGGTTGGTCCTCAGAGGAGATTTTGTAAACTGGATGGCAGTTGGTCAGGATTTCAACCACAGTGTTTGAATCCTAAAGCAG GTTTTGTCCACTATTGTTCCTTTGATTCGAAAACACTTTGTGGCTGGACTCAGGACCCCCAAAACTCGCCCGTCGGACAATGGACACTGAATAACAAAGAGACAGAGACGGAGAACACTGGACCCACCCTGGACCACACCACAGAGGACCACAATG GGTACTACATTTACATGGAGAGTTCTTACAGACAGAAAGGAGAGAGAACCAGACTTTTGTCACCAGTTTTTCACTCAAAAAACAACACGGGCCTTATGTGTCTCCA GTTATATTATCACATGCATGGTAAAACCATGGGAACCGTGAACGTGTACATTCAGAACGACAGACTTACCCATACCTTCCAATCCTGGACAATCACGGGGGACCAAGGGTCACAGTGGAACcttttacaaaagaattttaCGAACCCGAATGTTCCCTTCAAG gTTGTTTTAGAGGGTGTTGTAGGACCAAATTTTCTCAGTGACATTGGAGTTGATGACGTCATCGTTAAGGACTGTAGTCTAGGACCAGGGGACCGGAGCGAAAAAACAGGAG TCCACGAATGTAACTTTAACACCGGTCTTTGTGGTTGGTCTCTGGAAGTTCTGGAGGGGCTGGGCTGGCAGAATAACTCCGGGGAAACGCCCACCCTCCTAACCGGACCGGAGTGTGACCGCACAGACTGTCTTAATG gagtatacatgtacatggagaCTTCCGGATTGAGTGCACCAGGGAGTGAAGCAGTGATAAGGTCCCCAATTTTCCAG AGCACTGGGACCCACTGCTTGACGTTTTTCTACAATATGTACGGCGCTGATGTTGGGGAACTTAGGGTAGAAATAAAGGAAAGCGACAACACCTCCACACTGTGGAGAAAGCAGGGCGACCAGGGAGTCGGCTGGCACAGTGCCAATGTTCCGATATCAAGCCACGATACATTCCGG GTTTTGTTTGTCGGACAGAAGGGTATGGGGTATCGAGGCGATATTGCTATAGATGACGTCACAGTTGCCCTAAATGAATGCAAGGTTG ACGCTTCGTGCGACTTTGAACAAGATTTATGTGGGTGGCagaatgataattttgatgacTTTGATTGGTCGAGGATGAAGGGTTCTACAGCTACACCCAACACTGGACCAAGGGCGGACCATACCTCCTCAACGG GCTTCTACTTGTACATCGAGACCTCGGCCCCTAGACTGAGCGGGGACGTAGCTCGTATCTACTCCCCCTTCATCAGCAGCTCGTACCCAGTGGATTGTCTGGTGTTCCATTATCACATGTTTGGCGAGCATGTCGCTCATTTAAAAGTACTCATCGAAACCATCGAAGGACACGAACAATATGTATGGAAGTCTTTCGGTAACCATGGTGATACATGGCACAAAGCCACAGTTCATATTCCTCAAATGCAAACAGATTATCAG ATTGTGATAGAGGGCGTCGTTGGAGATTCCTATACCGGTGATATAGCAGTAGACGATATTACGATGTACCAATCgtgttttgaataa
- the LOC128165573 gene encoding NFU1 iron-sulfur cluster scaffold homolog, mitochondrial-like yields the protein MASRQILRNLSVSLFRKGGLKRVLSYSRSIATLQRQKKDFLKWKSQSAFVRTMFIQTQETPNPNSLKFVPGVQVLESGTIDFPNPQSSACSPLAKLLFRIDGVKGVFFGPEFITVTKADDDLDWQVMKPDIYATIMDFFASNLPILTDEQPSADTAIDPDDDETVLMIKELLDTRIRPTVQEDGGDIVYMGFEDGIVKLKMQGSCTSCPSSVVTLKNGVQNMLQFYIPEVMGVEQIEDEVDDVNKTEFEKLEKSLEEKSPET from the exons ATGGCGTCTAGACAAATTTTACGCAATCTCTCCGTGTCTCTCTTTCGGAAAGGAGGGTTAAAGAG AGTATTATCCTATTCTCGAAGTATTGCAACTTTACAAAgacagaagaaagatttcttaAAATGGAAGTCACAGTCAGCTTTTG TGAGGACCATGTTCATCCAGACCCAGGAAACTCCCAACCCCAACAGTCTGAAGTTTGTTCCGGGAGTTCAGGTTCTGGAGTCCGGAACAATCGACTTTCCGAATCCCCAGTCATCAGCATGCTCTCCCTTAGCAAA gcTTTTATTCAGAATTGATGGCGTAAAAGGAGTATTCTTCGGGCCTGAATTTATCACAGTTACAAAA GCTGACGATGATTTGGACTGGCAAGTTATGAAGCCAGACATATACGCCACCATCATGGACTTCTTCGCCAGTAACTTACCCATTCTGACGGACGAACAACCCTCCGCAGACACAG CTATCGACCCGGATGATGACGAGACTGTGTTGATGATCAAGGAACTCTTGGACACACGTATCCGGCCCACTGTACAGGAGGATGGCGGGGACATTGTCTACATG GGTTTCGAGGACGGTATTGTGAAGCTGAAGATGCAGGGCTCCTGCACGAGCTGTCCCAGTTCTGTGGTTACCTTAAAGAACGGCGTGCAAAACATGCTGCAGTTCTACATACCGGAAGTGATGGGCGTAGAACAG ATTGAAGATGAGGTAGATGACGTCAACAAAACAGAATTCGAAAAGTTAGAGAAATCGCTGGAGGAGAAGTCGCCGGAGACATGA
- the LOC128165575 gene encoding UPF0728 protein-like, with product MPQNARALIAFGPYEACYLVEHRKTRLQGLETVLFKDGHSVEFEEIDDWNVAEIWVNGQCVFKCDIRELDYGGDGDLDPLCKKALEAVRGAY from the exons ATGCCACAGAATGCCAGAGCCTTGATAGCCTTTGGACCCTACGAGGCTTGCTACTTGGTGGAACACAGAAAGACTCGGTTACAGGGTCTAGAAA CAGTCCTGTTTAAAGATGGCCACTCTGTGGAGTTTGAGGAAATTGACGACTGGAATGTGGCGGAGATCTGGGTCAACGGACAATGTGTGTTCAAGTGTGACATCAGAGAATTAGATTATG GGGGTGATGGAGACCTTGATCCATTATGCAAGAAAGCACTAGAGGCTGTTCGTGGAGCATATTAA